A window of the Phragmites australis chromosome 20, lpPhrAust1.1, whole genome shotgun sequence genome harbors these coding sequences:
- the LOC133901320 gene encoding protein HIRA isoform X2 — MTNGICTAVLRGHSSLVKGVTWDPIGSFIASQSDDKTVIIWRTSDWSLAHKTEGHWAKSLGSTFFRRLAWSPCGHFITTTHGFQKPRHSAPVLERGEWTATFDFLGHNAPVVVVKFNHSMFRKHFSNGQDTKAASAGWANGASKTSTKEQQPYNIIAIGSQDRTITVWTTASARPLFVAKHFFSQSVVDLSWSPDGYSLFACSLDGSVANFHFEAKELGYRLSDSELDELKRSRYGDVRGRQSNLVESPAQLLLEEASAKQSAVKKGTSIVQQIQGPPKVSADVPNPAPVVQNQKAPEALPEEEKKTASPAADDINKVTRLSSPVKQREYRRPDGRKRIIPEAVGFPSNQDSIPNHSQNQVVDFSSLDQRMNGTRPSYGSSGNCNNCGVRDRSGVTARVNITESLVIQKASTGAGNDGRLSVEHTGSVVPGSLNSCSPLSIHVSNKRDNEDSLPVCLEAKPVERAAGDMIGVGGAFSTKETEIRCTRGTEALWSDRISGKVTVLAGNANFWAVGCEDGCLQVYTKCGRRAMPAMMMGSAAVFIDCDDCWKLLLVTRRGLMYIWDLHNRTCILQDSLASLVASPDEPSAKDAGTVKVISAKFSRCGSPLVVLASHHAFLYDMSLKCWLRIADDCFPASNFASSFSFPQGGELGKLQIDIGKFMARKPIWSRVTDDGFQTRAHLETQLEASLALKSPQEYRQCLLSYIRFLAREADESRLREVCESFLGPPMGTIGSASSTNPKSPAWDPDVLGMKKHKLLREDILPSMASNRKVQRLLNEFMDLLSEYEATETKADPMDVAPQPATEANDNVNTS; from the exons ATGACCAACGGCATTTGCACCGCCGTCTTGCGAGGGCATTCCAGCTTGGTCAAAGGGGTTACCTGGGATCCTATTGGTTCTTTTATCGCAAGCCAATCAGATGATAAGACTGTTATAATATGGCGTACAAGTGACTGGAGTCTTGCTCACAAGACAGAAGGCCATTGGGCAAAATCT CTTGGTTCAACGTTTTTTAGGCGACTTGCTTGGTCACCTTGTGGCCATTTCATAACTACGACTCACGGTTTCCAGAAACCTAGGCATTCAGCCCCTGTGCTTGAAAGAGGCGAGTGGACTGCAACTTTTGACTTTCTAGGGCATAACGCGCCTGTTGTGGTGGTTAAGTTTAATCACTCAATGTTCCGTAAGCATTTCTCAAATGGTCAAGACACAAAGGCTGCATCAGCTGGATGGGCCAATGGAGCATCAAAGACATCAACAAAAGAACAGCAACCGTATAACATAATTGCTATCGGAAGTCAAGACAGAACTATTACTGTTTGGACGACAGCAAGTGCGCGGCCATTATTTGTTGCTAAGCATTTTTTCTCTCAAAGCGTGGTTGATTTATCTTG GAGCCCTGATGGTTATTCACTTTTTGCCTGCTCCTTGGATGGATCAGTCGCCAACTTTCACTTTGAAGCGAAGGAGCTTGGATACAGGTTAAGTGATTCTGAACTGGATGAATTGAAGAGGAGTAGATATGGTGATGTTAGAGGACGGCAATCAAACCTTGTTGAAAGCCCTGCACAGTTGCTGCTAGAAGAAGCATCAGCAAAGCAATCGGCTGTcaaaaaggggacttccattgTCCAGCAAATTCAAGGACCCCCAAAAGTTTCTGCAGATGTGCCTAACCCAGCTCCCGTTGTGCAAAATCAGAAAGCTCCAGAAGCTTTACccgaagaagagaagaaaacagCAAGTCCCGCTGCTGATGATATAAATAAAGTTACCCGGTTATCTAGTCCAGTGAAGCAGAGAGAATACCGGCGTCCTGATGGCCGGAAAAGAATAATCCCAGAGGCAGTTGGATTTCCTTCCAACCAGGATAGCATACCCAACCATTCTCAGAATCAGGTTGTGGATTTTTCATCCCTAGATCAGCGAATGAATGGAACAAGACCATCTTATGGTAGTAGCGGTAACTGTAATAACTGTGGTGTTAGGGATCGCTCTGGTGTCACAGCAAGGGTGAACATTACCGAAAGTCTTGTTATTCAAAAAGCTTCAACCGGTGCTGGCAATGATGGAAGACTGAGTGTGGAACACACTGGATCTGTAGTTCCAGGCTCTTTGAACTCCTGCTCTCCGCTTTCTATCCATGTATCAAATAAGAGAGACAATGAGGATTCTTTGCCAGTCTGCCTTGAAGCAAAGCCTGTAGAACGTGCTGCAGGTGATATGATTGGTGTTGGCGGTGCCTTTTCAACAAAAGAAACTGAGATAAGGTGTACAAGAGGAACAGAAGCTCTTTGGTCAGATCGTATCTCTGGAAAGGTTACTGTGTTGGCAGGCAATGCAAATTTCTGGGCTGTTGGTTGTGAAGATGGTTGCCTGCAG GTTTACACAAAATGTGGAAGACGAGCAATGCCAGCAATGATGATGGGATCTGCAGCGGTTTTTATAGATTGTGACGACTGCTGGAAATTGCTTCTTGTCACAAGGAGAGGTCTAATGTACATATGGGACCTCCATAACAGGACCTGCATTTTGCAGGATTCTTTGGCTTCTTTGGTTGCATCCCCAGATGAGCCATCAGCAAAAGATGCTG GTACAGTAAAGGTTATATCTGCTAAATTCTCAAGATGTGGCTCACCTTTAGTTGTTCTTGCCAGCCATCATGCTTTTCTTTATGACATGAGCCTGAAGTGCTGGCTACGGATTGCCGATGATTGTTTTCCAGCATCAAATTTTGCTAGCTCATTTAGTTTCCCTCAAGGTGGAGAGCTAGGCAAATTGCAGATTGATATAGGCAAGTTCATGGCTAGAAAGCCTATCTGGAGCAG AGTTACAGATGATGGGTTTCAGACGCGTGCCCATTTGGAGACCCAGCTGGAAGCTTCTTTGGCTTTGAAGTCACCACAGGAGTACCGCCAATGCCTCCTGTCCTACATACGGTTTTTAGCTAG AGAAGCAGACGAATCTCGTCTTCGTGAAGTTTGTGAGAGCTTCCTAGGTCCTCCGATGGGCACGATTGGTTCTGCGTCATCTACGAATCCCAAAAGCCCAGCGTGGGATCCTGATGTTCTT GGAATGAAGAAGCACAAACTTCTTAGGGAAGATATCCTTCCTTCAATGGCATCGAACCGGAAGGTCCAGCGGCTGCTCAATGAGTTCATGGACCTCCTGTCAGAGTATGAAGCTACCGAGACCAAAGCTGACCCGATGGATGTGGCGCCGCAACCAGCAACAGAAGCCAATGACAACGTGAACACGTCGTAG
- the LOC133901320 gene encoding protein HIRA isoform X1, whose translation MITEKPSWIRHEGLQIFSIDIQPGALRFATGGGDQKVRIWSMKSVDKNNSNDDSSQRLLATIRDHFGSVNCVRWAKHGRYLASGSDDQAILIHERKAGSGTSEFGSGEPPDVENWKVVMTLRGHTADVVDLNWSPDDSTLASGSLDNTVHIWNMTNGICTAVLRGHSSLVKGVTWDPIGSFIASQSDDKTVIIWRTSDWSLAHKTEGHWAKSLGSTFFRRLAWSPCGHFITTTHGFQKPRHSAPVLERGEWTATFDFLGHNAPVVVVKFNHSMFRKHFSNGQDTKAASAGWANGASKTSTKEQQPYNIIAIGSQDRTITVWTTASARPLFVAKHFFSQSVVDLSWSPDGYSLFACSLDGSVANFHFEAKELGYRLSDSELDELKRSRYGDVRGRQSNLVESPAQLLLEEASAKQSAVKKGTSIVQQIQGPPKVSADVPNPAPVVQNQKAPEALPEEEKKTASPAADDINKVTRLSSPVKQREYRRPDGRKRIIPEAVGFPSNQDSIPNHSQNQVVDFSSLDQRMNGTRPSYGSSGNCNNCGVRDRSGVTARVNITESLVIQKASTGAGNDGRLSVEHTGSVVPGSLNSCSPLSIHVSNKRDNEDSLPVCLEAKPVERAAGDMIGVGGAFSTKETEIRCTRGTEALWSDRISGKVTVLAGNANFWAVGCEDGCLQVYTKCGRRAMPAMMMGSAAVFIDCDDCWKLLLVTRRGLMYIWDLHNRTCILQDSLASLVASPDEPSAKDAGTVKVISAKFSRCGSPLVVLASHHAFLYDMSLKCWLRIADDCFPASNFASSFSFPQGGELGKLQIDIGKFMARKPIWSRVTDDGFQTRAHLETQLEASLALKSPQEYRQCLLSYIRFLAREADESRLREVCESFLGPPMGTIGSASSTNPKSPAWDPDVLGMKKHKLLREDILPSMASNRKVQRLLNEFMDLLSEYEATETKADPMDVAPQPATEANDNVNTS comes from the exons ATGATTACCGAGAAGCCCAGCTGGATTCGCCACGAGGGCCTGCAGATCTTCTCCATCGACATCCAGCCCGGCGCCCTCCGCTTCgccaccggcggcggcgaccagaAG GTTCGAATATGGAGCATGAAATCAGTGGATAAGAACAATTCCAACGATGATTCCAGCCAAAGGTTGCTAGCTACAATCCGAGACCATTTTGGATCAGTAAACTGCGTGAGATGGGCCAAGCATGGCCGCTATCTTGCTTCAGGATCAGATGATCAGGCTATCCTTATTCATGAGAGAAAAGCTGGTTCTGGAACATCTGAGTTTGGGAGTGGAGAACCTCCAGATGTAGAAAATTGGAAGGTCGTTATGACCTTAAGAGGGCATACTGCGGACGTG GTAGATCTTAATTGGTCCCCTGATGATTCAACATTGGCTAGCGGCAGCTTGGATAATACTGTTCATATATGGAACATGACCAACGGCATTTGCACCGCCGTCTTGCGAGGGCATTCCAGCTTGGTCAAAGGGGTTACCTGGGATCCTATTGGTTCTTTTATCGCAAGCCAATCAGATGATAAGACTGTTATAATATGGCGTACAAGTGACTGGAGTCTTGCTCACAAGACAGAAGGCCATTGGGCAAAATCT CTTGGTTCAACGTTTTTTAGGCGACTTGCTTGGTCACCTTGTGGCCATTTCATAACTACGACTCACGGTTTCCAGAAACCTAGGCATTCAGCCCCTGTGCTTGAAAGAGGCGAGTGGACTGCAACTTTTGACTTTCTAGGGCATAACGCGCCTGTTGTGGTGGTTAAGTTTAATCACTCAATGTTCCGTAAGCATTTCTCAAATGGTCAAGACACAAAGGCTGCATCAGCTGGATGGGCCAATGGAGCATCAAAGACATCAACAAAAGAACAGCAACCGTATAACATAATTGCTATCGGAAGTCAAGACAGAACTATTACTGTTTGGACGACAGCAAGTGCGCGGCCATTATTTGTTGCTAAGCATTTTTTCTCTCAAAGCGTGGTTGATTTATCTTG GAGCCCTGATGGTTATTCACTTTTTGCCTGCTCCTTGGATGGATCAGTCGCCAACTTTCACTTTGAAGCGAAGGAGCTTGGATACAGGTTAAGTGATTCTGAACTGGATGAATTGAAGAGGAGTAGATATGGTGATGTTAGAGGACGGCAATCAAACCTTGTTGAAAGCCCTGCACAGTTGCTGCTAGAAGAAGCATCAGCAAAGCAATCGGCTGTcaaaaaggggacttccattgTCCAGCAAATTCAAGGACCCCCAAAAGTTTCTGCAGATGTGCCTAACCCAGCTCCCGTTGTGCAAAATCAGAAAGCTCCAGAAGCTTTACccgaagaagagaagaaaacagCAAGTCCCGCTGCTGATGATATAAATAAAGTTACCCGGTTATCTAGTCCAGTGAAGCAGAGAGAATACCGGCGTCCTGATGGCCGGAAAAGAATAATCCCAGAGGCAGTTGGATTTCCTTCCAACCAGGATAGCATACCCAACCATTCTCAGAATCAGGTTGTGGATTTTTCATCCCTAGATCAGCGAATGAATGGAACAAGACCATCTTATGGTAGTAGCGGTAACTGTAATAACTGTGGTGTTAGGGATCGCTCTGGTGTCACAGCAAGGGTGAACATTACCGAAAGTCTTGTTATTCAAAAAGCTTCAACCGGTGCTGGCAATGATGGAAGACTGAGTGTGGAACACACTGGATCTGTAGTTCCAGGCTCTTTGAACTCCTGCTCTCCGCTTTCTATCCATGTATCAAATAAGAGAGACAATGAGGATTCTTTGCCAGTCTGCCTTGAAGCAAAGCCTGTAGAACGTGCTGCAGGTGATATGATTGGTGTTGGCGGTGCCTTTTCAACAAAAGAAACTGAGATAAGGTGTACAAGAGGAACAGAAGCTCTTTGGTCAGATCGTATCTCTGGAAAGGTTACTGTGTTGGCAGGCAATGCAAATTTCTGGGCTGTTGGTTGTGAAGATGGTTGCCTGCAG GTTTACACAAAATGTGGAAGACGAGCAATGCCAGCAATGATGATGGGATCTGCAGCGGTTTTTATAGATTGTGACGACTGCTGGAAATTGCTTCTTGTCACAAGGAGAGGTCTAATGTACATATGGGACCTCCATAACAGGACCTGCATTTTGCAGGATTCTTTGGCTTCTTTGGTTGCATCCCCAGATGAGCCATCAGCAAAAGATGCTG GTACAGTAAAGGTTATATCTGCTAAATTCTCAAGATGTGGCTCACCTTTAGTTGTTCTTGCCAGCCATCATGCTTTTCTTTATGACATGAGCCTGAAGTGCTGGCTACGGATTGCCGATGATTGTTTTCCAGCATCAAATTTTGCTAGCTCATTTAGTTTCCCTCAAGGTGGAGAGCTAGGCAAATTGCAGATTGATATAGGCAAGTTCATGGCTAGAAAGCCTATCTGGAGCAG AGTTACAGATGATGGGTTTCAGACGCGTGCCCATTTGGAGACCCAGCTGGAAGCTTCTTTGGCTTTGAAGTCACCACAGGAGTACCGCCAATGCCTCCTGTCCTACATACGGTTTTTAGCTAG AGAAGCAGACGAATCTCGTCTTCGTGAAGTTTGTGAGAGCTTCCTAGGTCCTCCGATGGGCACGATTGGTTCTGCGTCATCTACGAATCCCAAAAGCCCAGCGTGGGATCCTGATGTTCTT GGAATGAAGAAGCACAAACTTCTTAGGGAAGATATCCTTCCTTCAATGGCATCGAACCGGAAGGTCCAGCGGCTGCTCAATGAGTTCATGGACCTCCTGTCAGAGTATGAAGCTACCGAGACCAAAGCTGACCCGATGGATGTGGCGCCGCAACCAGCAACAGAAGCCAATGACAACGTGAACACGTCGTAG